One stretch of Tenrec ecaudatus isolate mTenEca1 chromosome 18, mTenEca1.hap1, whole genome shotgun sequence DNA includes these proteins:
- the TBC1D17 gene encoding TBC1 domain family member 17 has translation MEGPGYRVVFEKGGVYLHTSAKKHQDADSLIAGVIRVVEKDNDVLLHWAPVEEAGGSPQILFSKKDSSGGDACPSEEEPTFDPGYEPDWAVISTVRPRPRPSEPTKGAEASSPQGSWAFSVSLGELKSIRRSKPGLNWAYLVLVTQAGGSLPALHFHCGGTRALLRVLSRYLLLASSPQDSRLYLVFPHDSSALSNSFHHLQLFDQDSSNVVSRFLQDPYSTTFSSFSRVTNFFRGALQPHLEGASSDLPAPPDDEPEPGFEVISCVELGPRPVVERGPPVTEEEWAQHVGPEGRLQQIPELKARIFSGGLSPSLRREAWKFLLGYLSWGGSAEEHKAHVRKKTDEYFRMKLQWKSVSPEQERRNSLLRGYRSLIERDVSRTDRNNRFYEGPENPGLGLLNDILLTYCMYHFDLGYVQGMSDLLSPILYVTQNEVDAFWCFCGFMELVHGNFEESQETMKRQLGQLLLLLRVLDPSLCDFLDSQDSGSLCFCFRWLLIWFKREFPFPEVLQLWEVLWTGLPGPNLHLLVACAILDMERDTLMLSGFGSNEILKHINELTMKLSVEDVLTRAEALYRQLTACPELPHNVQEILGLAAPAELHSPSPLASPLPLSPARSLPDVAPRADPAPQPDSSLEILPEDEADT, from the exons ATGGAGGGACCTGGTTACCGG GTTGTGTTTGAGAAAGGCGGCGTGTACCTGCACACGAGTGCCAAGAAACACCAGGACGCGGACTCGCTCATCGCAGGCGTCATCCGGGTCGTGGAGAAG GACAATGACGTCCTCCTGCACTGGGCCCCCGTAGAGGAGGCTGGCGGTTCTCCCCAAATTCTCTTCTCCAAGAAG GACTCCAGCGGGGGTGACGCCTGCCCATCCGAGGAAGAGCCAACCTTTGACCCCGGCTACGAACCCGACTGGGCGGTCATCAGTACCGTGCGGCCACGGCCCCGCCCCTCCGAGCCCACGAAAG GTGCAGAGGCCAGCTCCCCGCAGGGCTCCTGGGCCTTCTCGGTGAGCCTGGGGGAGCTCAAGTCCATCCGCCGGTCCAAGCCGGGACTGAACTGGGCCTACCTGGTCCTGGTGACCCAGGCCGGAGGCTCCCTGCCCGCCCTGCACTTCCACTGTGGGGGCACCCGTGCTCTGCTCCGCGTCCTCAGCCGCTATCTGCTGTTGGCCAG CTCGCCCCAGGATTCCCGCCTCTACCTTGTCTTCCCCCACGACTCTTCTGCCCTCTCCAATTCCTTTCACCACCTCCAGCTCTTTGACCAGGACAGTTCCAACGTGGTATCG CGCTTTCTCCAGGATCCCTACTCCACAACCTTCAGCAGCTTCTCCCGGGTCACCAACTTTTTCCGGGGAGCCCTGCAGCCACACCTGGAGGGGGCCTCCTCCGACCTCCCCGCACCTCCAGACGATGAACCAGAGCCTGGGTTCGAGGTCATTTCCTGT GTGGAGCTGGGGCCTCGGCCGGTCGTGGAACGGGGACCCCCAGTCACTGAGGAGGAGTGGGCCCAGCACGTGGGTCCTGAGGGCCGCCTGCAGCAGATCCCGGAGCTGAAGGCCCGGATCTTCTCAggg GGtttgagccccagcctaaggcgcgAAGCCTGGAAGTTCCTCCTGGGGTACCTCAGCTGGGGGGGCTCTGCCGAGGAGCACAAGGCCCACGTGCGCAAGAAAAC GGACGAGTACTTCCGTATGAAGCTGCAGTGGAAGTCCGTGAGCCCCGAGCAGGAGCGGAGGAACTCCCTGCTGCGAGGCTACCGCAGCCTTATCG AGCGCGACGTGAGCCGCACTGACCGGAACAACAGATTCTATGAGGGCCCAGAGAACCCCGGGCTGGGCCTGCTGAACGACATCCTCCTCACCTACTGCATGTACCACTTCGACCTGG GCTACGTCCAGGGCATGAGTGACCTCCTCTCCCCAATCCTCTACGTCACTCAGAACGAAGTGGACGCCTTCTGGTGCTTCTGCGGCTTCATGGAGCTAGTG cacggGAACTTTGAAGAGAGTCAGGAGACCATGAAGCGACAGCTCGGGCAACTGCTGCTGCTCCTGAGAGTGCTGGACCCGTCTCTGTGTGACTTCCTGG ACTCCCAAGACTCAGGCTCCCTCTGCTTCTGCTTCCGGTGGCTGCTCATCTGGTTCAAGAGGGAGTTCCCTTTCCCAGAAGTCCTGCAGCTGTGGGAG GTGCTGTGGACAGGGCTCCCCGGGCCCAACCTGCACCTGTTGGTGGCCTGTGCCATCCTGGACATGGAGCGGGACACCCTCATGCTGTCCGGCTTCGGCTCCAATGAGATTCTCAAG CACATCAATGAGCTGACCATGAAGCTGAGCGTGGAGGACGTGCTGACCCGGGCTGAGGCCCTCTACAGGCAGCTGACCGCCTGCCCG GAGCTGCCCCACAACGTGCAGGAGATCCTGGGCCTGGCCGCGCCCGCAGAGCTGCACAGCCCCTCGCCCCTCGCCTCCCCGCTGCCACTGTCGCCCGCCCGCTCCCTGCCAGATGTGGCGCCCCGCGCTGACCCGGCCCCGCAGCCGGACAGCAGCTTGGAGATCCTGCCGGAGGACGAGGCCGACACCTAG